Within Burkholderia diffusa, the genomic segment TCGCCGACATTCTCAGCGGCCCGCGCGGCAACCTGAACGGCCCGTTCCTCGGCTGGATCGCGAGTCCCGAGCTCGCGCAGCATGCGCAGCGGCTCGGCGCGTTCTGCCGCTATCGCACGGGTCTGCCGCTGCGCCTGTCGGAGCTCGCGATTCTCGTGACGGCCGCACGCTGGCGCTCGCAGGCCGAGTGGCACATCCATCATCCGATCGCGCTCGATGCAGGTGTGCCGGCCGCGACGGCCGACGCGATCCGCCGTGGCGTCGCGCCGGCGTTCGAATCAGACGACGATGCGCTGATCCATGCGTTCGCGACCGAGTTGTACGACACGCGGCGGGTGAGCGATGCGACATTCGCGCGCGCGCAGGCGCGCTTCGGCCACGAGACCGTCGTGAACCTCGTCGCGCTGCTCGGCTACTACGCGCTCGTGGCGATGACGCTCAACACGTTCGGTATGCGCGCGGACGGACAAACTGATTTACCGTTTCCGGAATAATCGCCGCTTGCGCGTGCATCGGCAGCGTGCGGCGCGCGCGTTCCGATTGCGTCGGAAACCCCGTCTGCAAGGGCTTTTCGGTGTTTCGGAACAGGTCGAGCGGTATCCTCGCCGCGTTTTGCGCACGCGCATCGCACGGCCTGCGCTTCAGCGCAGAAAATTTTCCCCGTATCTAGAATTCCGTAAAACAACTTACGGGGGAAATATCGATGCGCTGGGTCCTGTTGTTCGTGTTCGTTGCGTGTGTCGTGCATACGCACCGGCGCGGCAAGGTACGACACAGGTTGTTCAGGCAACTATCGGACCACTCGACCTTCACCGCGCCGCTGAACTGCTTTTCCTACGCGTTCTCAGCGGTGCCGACCACGCCGTTTCTCGACACGCGGCACTTTCCCGAACTCGCGGTGCTGCAGCGCGAATGGCGGACTTTCCGCGATGAAGCGCTCGCGTTGCGCGATGCGAGCCGGATCAAGGCGTCTGGCGAATACAACGACATTGGCTTCAATTCGTTCTTTCGCAATGGCTGGAAGCGCTTCTATCTGAAGTGGTATGACGCGCCGCATCCGTCGGCACAGGCGTTGTGTCCGCGGACGGTCGAGATCCTGTCGCGGATTCCGTCGATCAAGGCGGCGATGTTCGCGCAGCTTCCGCCGGGCGGCAAGCTCGGGCTGCATCGCGATCCGTATGCGGGCTCGCTGCGCTACCACCTCGGGCTCGATACGCCGAATGACGACGCGTGCCGGATCGTCGTCGACGGCGAGTCGTATGCATGGCGCGACGGCGAGGCCGTGATGTTCGACGAGACCTACCTGCACTGGGCCGAAAACCGCACGGGGCACGATCGTGTGATCCTGTTCTGCGACATCGATCGGCCGATGAAATATCGCTGGGCGCAACGCATCAACGACGCGTTCGGGCAATTGCTGATGCGCGCGGCCGCGTCGCCGAACGAAACGGGCGACCGCACGGGCGGGCTCAATCGTGCTTTCAAGTACCTGTATGCGATTCGCCGCGCAGGCAAGCGGCTGAAGGCGTGGAACCGTACGGTGTATTACGTCGTCAAGTGGGCGCTGTTCGGCGGCATTGCGATTGCGATCTTCTGCATCTGACGAAGGGCGGCAAGCGGTGTCAGAACCGTCTGACGATAGTGCGGCGCGGTGTTGCAAGCCGTCGGCATTCCGGGGTCGACATCAATGAAACCAATTGTATTCGTGCGGGATCAGCCGCGATCGCACGCGTATGATGGCTTGCTCACGTCGATAAGATCGGTGAGCAAGCATGACTAGTACCCGTAAGACATTGATGATCGCCGGCGGTCTGCTGGTTGCCGCAGCCGGCACCGGCTACGTGATGCTCCTGCGCGCGGATCACCGCGCGATCGCGGAGGCCGGTATCGGCGACTCCGCGGCACCCGCCGCCGTGACGGCGGCGAACGATGGCCACACCGCACAAGGCACGATTGCGCCGTCTGCGACGGTCGCCGCGCCTTCCGCGCATATGGACAAGGCCGTACCGCAACCAGCGGCCGTACGGCCGCCATCCGAGGCGTCTGCGCGTACGAGCGCGGCGTCGGCACCCGCTGCCGTCGCGCCGGTGGTCGCCGCCCAGGCGCCGCCCGCGAAACCGAGTGCGCCGCCGCCGACCGTCCACGTCGTGACGGTCGAGCCGGAGGATGCGACCCCGCCGAAGTCCCAGCCGGCTCCATCGGTCAAGGCGCCGGTACGGGCGGCGCAATCCGTGCAAACGGCGCCACCGGTCCAGATGGCGCAGGCTACCCGGCAGAGCCAGCCGGCGGAGCAGCCGACCAGGCGCGCGGCGCGCAAGCGCGACGGGCTCGAGCGGCACGCAGCCGCGGCACCGGCGGTGAAATCCGAAACGCCGGAAACCGCTGCACTCGTGCGGGAATCGGCAAAGCTCGATCCGTCGTTGCCGCCGCCGCGATACGTGGCCATACCGATGGCGATGCCGAGCACCGATCGGCAGCACGCGTCGACGGGCGCGAACCCGGTCGCCGCCGCGATGACCGATCAGCTCGTCAGGCAGTCGAGCAGCTTCAACGCAGCCACACCGGCGAACGCCGGCCCCGGCGCTGCTCAGTGAGCACGGCGCGGCCGCGCATGCGCGGCGCCCGCTCGACGCCGGATGAAAAAGGGCCCCGCACGCCGACCAGGGCATGCAGGGCCAAGAGAGACGAACCGGTGCGGTGCGTCGCGCGTTACGCGGCGATCGCTTCTTCGGCCTGCGGTGCCTCGGCGGCAGCCGGCATCGCGTCTTGCCGGATCAGGTGATCGAACGCGCCGAGCGACGCCTTCGCGCCTTCGCCGACCGCGATCACGATTTGCTTGAACGGCACCGTCGTCACGTCGCCGGCCGCAAACACGCCGGGTACCGATGTCGCTCCGCGCGCATCGACGACGATCTCGCCATGCTTCGACAGTTCGATCGTGCCCTTCAGCCATTCGGTGTTCGGCACGAGGCCGATCTGCACGAACACGCCTTCGAGATCGACGCGCTTCGTGTCGCCCGAACGCAGATCCTTGTAGACGAGCCCGTTCAGCTTGCTGCCGTCGCCGGTCAGCTCGGTCGTCTGCGCCTGCGTGATGATCGTCACGTTCGGCAGGCTGCGCAGCTTGCGCTGCAGCACTTCGTCCGCGCGCAGTTGCGCGCCGTATTCGATCAGCGTGACTTCCTTCACGATGCCGGCCAGGTCGATCGCCGCCTCGACGCCCGAGTTGCCGCCGCCGACCACCGCGACGCGCTTGCCTTTGAACAGCGGGCCATCGCAATGCGGGCAGTATGCGACACCGCGGTTGCGGTATTCGCGCTCGCCCGGCACGTTGATTTCGCGCCAGCGCGCGCCGGTCGCGAGGATGATCGTCTTCGCCTTCAGCACCGCGCCGTTCGCAAGGCGGATCTGGTGCACGTCGCCGGGAATCAGCGCGTCGGCCCGCTGCACGTCCATGATGTCGACGTCGTACTGCTTCACGTGCTGTTCGAGTGCCATGGCGAACTTTGGCCCTTCCGTTTCCTGCACCGACACGAAGTTCTCGATCGCCATCGTGTCGAGCACCTGGCCGCCGAAACGCTCGGCGACGACGCCCGTCGCGATTCCCTTGCGTGCCGAATAGATCGCGGCGGCAGCACCGGCCGGCCCGCCGCCGACGATCAGCGTGTCGAATACCGGCTTGTTCTCGAGCGACTTGGCGGCGCGGGCGCTGGCGCCCGTGTCGAGCTTCGCGAGAATTTCCTTCACGCTGCTGCGGCCCTGGCCGAACGATTCGCCGTTCAGGAACATCGTCGGCACGGCCATGATCTGTCGCGCCTCCACTTCGTTCTGGAACAATGCGCCGTCGATCGCGACGTGGCGGATGCGCGGGTTGATCAGCGACATCACGTTCAGCGCCTGCACGACTTCCGGGCAGTTCTGGCACGACAGCGAGAAATACGTCTCGAATGCGTAGTCGCCGTCGAGCGCGCGGATCTGTTCGATCACGTCGTCGTCGAGCTTGACCGGATGGCCGCCCGTCTGCAGCAGCGCGAGCACGAGCGACGTGAATTCATGGCCCATCGGAATGCCGGCGAAGCGGATGCCGGCCGGCTTGCCGGGTTCGCCGATCGAGAACGACGGCTTGCGCTCGGCGTCGTCGCGGCGTTCGGTCACGGTCACGCGCGACGTCAGCGACGCAATCTCGTTCAGCAGCGCAAGCAGTTCCTGCGATTTCGCGCTGTCGTCGAGCGACGCGACGAGTTCGATCGGGCGCGTGATCTTTTCGAGGTACGCTTTCAGTTGGTTCTTGAGATTGGCGTCGAGCATGGCGTTTCGGATTCCGTATTGATGATTCTGGTCGGGCACGTCGTGCCGGAGAAGGGCGCGGGCCGCACGAGGCGGCCCGCATTCGCGTGACGCGCGCGCCTCGTGCGAGGCGCGCGGCGAGATCGTCAGATCTTGCCGATCAGGTCGAGCGACGGGGTCAGCGTTTCCGCACCCGGCGTCCACTTGGCCGGGCACACTTCACCCGGGTGCGCCGCGATGTATTGCGCAGCCTGCACCTTGCGCAGCAGTTCGCCTGCGTCGCGGCCGATGCCGTTGTCATGGATTTCGCACAGCTTGATCTCGCCTTCCGGGTTGATCACGAACGTGCCGCGCAATGCCATCCCTTCTTCCTCGATCAGCACGTCGAAGTTGCGCGACAGCGTGAGCGTCGGGTCGCCGATCATCGGGTACTTGATCTTGCCGATCGTGTCCGACGTGTCGTGCCATGCCTTGTGCGTGAAGTGCGTGTCGGTCGACACGCCGTAGATTTCGACACCCAGCTTCTGGAATTCCGCATAGCGGTCGGCGAGGTCGCCCAGCTCGGTCGGGCAGACGAACGTGAAGTCGGCCGGGTAGAACACGACGACGGACCACTTGCCCTTGAAGTTCTCTTCGGACACGGGCACGAAATCGCCGTTGTGGTATGCGGTTGCCTTGAACGGTTTGATTTGGGTGTTGATGATCGGCATCTTGCGAGTTCCTTTGCTTGGGTGTTGATGAAGTGTTCCCAGTATCCGGGTTCACCCCCGGTTTGTGAAATTGCTTGTTTTAATCCGCGGCATCGGGAATTCCTATCTGTTTCCTGCTCCTGCCGCGGCGGGCCGTCCGGTCGGCCCGTGCGATTCGGGCCGGGTTTTTCGGCGGATTTCGGCCGGCCGGCGCTTCTGACACATGGGGCGTTCGGGAGAGTGCGGCGGCGGCGTCGCGCTGCTGAACCGCTGCGGCGTGGCCGCGCAGCGCGATGTCGGCCCGTGCATCGCGGCGCTGAAGGCGCGGAAGCTCGATGCCTCGGTGCGACGCGCGCGCTCGCGAAACTGGCGCGGCGGGACGTGGGCGTGGCGGTGATGGGCTGTACGGTAGTTCCGATCGCAGCGCGCACGTTGCGCAATACACCGTTCGCGTTGGCCGACAGCACGCAGGACCTGGCACGCGCGACGGTCGCTCGTGCGATCGAGCACGGATGGGGGGGCGGGCGGTGTGACGCGTGGAGACGGCGGGACGCGCGGATGTCCGTCAGCAATGACGGACGCCGCTCGCGCTAGGCTGGCCGGTGGCGGGCCGGGCGCTCAGGCGGCGATTTTCCTCAGCCATTCCGCCAGACGTCTCGCGCCGTCCGGCATGTCTGCATCCTCGCGTGTGCACAGGTAGTAGTCGCGTCCGTCGTCCAGTGCGTGGTCGAACAGCCTCACGAGTTCGCCGCTCGCCAGTTCGCGCTCGACCAGCGGCGCGCGCAGCAGCGCCGCGCCGAGATCCGCGCGCGCCGCGCTCAGCGTCAGTTGCCCATCCTCGAACATCGGCCCCACCGCATGCGACACGTGCCGCACGCCGGCGCCCTGCAGCCAGTTGACCCAGGTGCTGCGATCCTCGTCATGCACGAGCGGTGCCCGCGCGAGATCGGCCGGCGTGCGGAATGGCCCGTGGCGCTTCAGGAACGACGGGCTGCACATCGGCACCATCGCGCCCGGCAGCAGCCGCTCGCAGCGGTAGCCGGGCCAGTCGCCGGTGCCGAAGCGGATCGACAGGTCGGACGCGTCGCTTCGATAGTTGCGGTGGTGCGCATACAGCACGGTCACGTCGACATCTGTGTTTTCGGCGAGGAATGCGTGCAGCCGCGGAATGAACCAGCCGATGCCGAGCAGCGGAATCAGGCTGATCGTGATCTGCCGCAGCGACGACCGGTCGCGCACGAAGCGCGTCGCGCTGCGCAGCACCGAGAACGCGGCGCTGATCGAGCGGTAGTAGTCGCGCCCTTCATCGGTGAGCGCGAGCAGCCGGCCTTCGCGCACGGTCAGCGGCGTCTGGATGAAAGCTTCGAGCAGTTGCAGCTGGTGGCTCACCGCGGACGGCGTGATGTCGAGCTCGTGCGCGGCCGCGGTGACCGAGCCGAGGCGCGCGAATGCCTCGAACGCACGGACGGCGCGTAGCGGCGGATCATGTGGCAATTGTTCGATATTTTTCATGTATCGAATTTTATCGAAAAATCATGTCGAGCGTAAACATAAAAATATCCCGTATTTACAGTGAATTACGCTATTGTGTCGGGAACGGTATAAGCATCCAACAATAGAGTATTTGGGGCGCTGGTGCCGAATATTTAATATTTTTCATGTTTTGATCCGAGTCACCGATCCCCGCACATGAAAATCGCACTCTTTCCCGTCAGCCTCGCATTCTCCGCGGCCACGCTGATCGCCGCCGTTCCCGCCTTCGCGCAGTCCGCGCCGCAGACCATCTTGATCGGTCTCGCCGCGCCGCTCACCGGCCCATCCGCGCGGATCGGCAAGGACCTGCAGAACGGCGCGCAGCTCGCGATCGACGACGCGAACGCGAAGCATCCGAGCATCGGCGGCAAGCCGGTCGTCTACAAGCTCGTCGCGGCCGATGATCAATCCGACCCGCGCACGGCCGTCGCGGTCGCGCAGCAGCTCGTCGATCAGCATGTGATCGGCGTCGTCGGTCACTGGAACACGGGCTGCAGCGTGCCGGCGTCGCGGATCTACCGCGATGCGGGCATTCCGCAGATCGCTCCGGCGTCCACCGGTCACGCGTACACGCAGCAGGGCTATGCGACGGCCTTGCGCATCATGGGGCACGACGATGCGGGCGGCGGCTTCACCGGCGCCTATGCGGTGAAGACCCTGAAGGCCGCGCGCATCGCGGTGATCGACGATCGCACGTCGTTCGGGGCGGGGCTGGCCGACCAGTTCATCAAGGGCGTGCAGGCGAACGGCGGCACGATCGTCGATCGCCAGTACGTGAACGACAAGACGACCGACTTCAGCGGCGTGCTGACCGCGATCAAGGGCAAGCGCGCGGATCTCGTGTTCTTCGGCGGGCTCGACGCGCAGGCCGCGCCGATCGCGCGCCGGATGCGCCAGCTCGGCGTGAACGCGCCGCTGCTCGGCGCCGGCGGCTTCGTGAGCCAGACCTTCCTGTCGCTCGCGGGCAAGGACGGCGACGGCGTGACGGCGCTCGAACCGGGCCTGCCGCTCGACCGGATGCCGGGCGGCAAGGCGTTCGACGCGCAATATCGCGCACACTTTCACGCGCCGATCGAGCTGCATGCGCCGTTCGCATACGACGCGGCCGCCACGCTGATCGCGGCCGCGCAGAAGGCCGGCACGACGCAGCCGGCGAAGCTGGTCGCGGCCGTGCACGCGATCGACCGGCCAGGCGTGACCGGCCGGATCGCGTTCGATGCCGAAGGCAACCTGAAGGACCCGGCATTCACGATCTACCAGATGCGCGGCGGCAAGTGGACCGTCGTCGACGTGCTCGGCGGCGCGCATCCCGCAACGAAATGACGACGGAGACGAATCCCATGACCGACACGACACATGCATCCACGACGGCACCCGAGGACCCACGCCTCGGCATCCTCGCTCGGCGCCGCATCGAAGCGGAAATCATCAAGCCGATCTACGAGATCATGAAGCGCGAATTCGGCATCGAGCGCGCGCAGGCCGTGATCGCGGAAGCCGTGCGCGGCGCGGCCGTCGACGCGGGCCGCACGTTCGCCGCGCAGGAGCCCGACGGTACGAGCGTGCGGTCATTCATTGCGCTGCAAGTGCTGTGGGAGAAGGACGATGCGCTCGACGTCGAGGTGCATCGCGCGGACGACGCGCACTACGACTACGACGTGCATCGCTGCAGCTATGCGGAGATGTATCACGCGATGGGGCTCGGCGAGATCGGCCACCTGTTGAGTTGCGCGCGTGACAGCTACTTCATCGAGGGTTACGACCCGCGCATCGCGCTGATGCGCACCAGCACGATCATGCAGGGCGGCAAGCGCTGCGATTTCCGCTATGCGCTGCGCACGGCGCCGCGCGACGGCGCCCCGGAGGACGGCAATGCGTGACGATCTCGCGGGCGCACCGCGCGTCGACGGCGCGCGCCTGTGGGCGTCGCTCGAACGGATGGCGCAGATCGGCGCGACGCAGAAGGGCGGCGTCTGCCGTCTCGCGCTGACCGATCTCGACCGCGAGTCGCGCGACCTGTTCGTACAGTGGGCGCGCGATGCCGGCTGCACGGTGCGGGTGGACCGCATGGGCAACGTGTTCGCGCGCCGCGCGGGCCGCAATCCCGATGCCGCGCCGGTGATGACGGGCTCGCACGCCGATTCGCAGCCGACGGGTGGCCGCTACGACGGCATCTACGGCGTGCTCGGCGGCCTCGAGGTCGTGCGCGCGCTGAACGATGCGGGCATCGAGACCGAGCGTCCGATCGACGTCGTGATCTGGACCAACGAGGAAGGTTCGCGCTTTGCGCCGGCGATGATCTCGGCCGGCGTGTTCGCAGGCGTCTATTCGCTCGAATACGGGCTGTCGCGAACGGATGGCGCAGGCAGGACGATCGGCGAGGAACTCGCGCGGATCGGTTACGCGGGCCCCGCGCCCGTTGGCGGATATCCGGTGCATGCCGCCTACGAACTGCATATCGAGCAAGGTGCGATTCTCGAACGCGCGGGCAGGACGATCGGCGTCGTGACGGCCGGGCAAGGGCAGCGCTGGTACGAGGTGACGCTGACGGGTGTCGACGCGCACGCCGGCACGACACCGATGGAGTTCCGGCGCGACACGCTGGTGGGCGCCGCGCGGATGATCGAATTCGTCGATGCGCTCGGTCGTCGCCATGCGCCGCATGCGCGCGCGACGGTCGGGATGATCGAGGCGCGGCCGAATTCGCGCAACACGGTGCCGGGCGGCTGCTTCTTCACGGTCGAGTTTCGTCATCCTGACGATGCGGTGCTCGACGCGCTCGATGCGGCGCTGCGTGCGGAGCTGACGCGCGTCGCGGCCGAAGCCGGCCTCGGGGCACGGATCGAGCAGATCTTCACGTGCCCGCCGGTGCGGTTCGCGCCGCGCTGTATCGACGCGGTGCGCGACGCGGCGCAGGCGCTCGGGCTGTCGCATATGGACATCGTGTCCGGCGCGGGTCATGACGCATGCTACATCGCGCGCGTCGCGCCGACCGGCATGATCTTCGTGCCGTGCGTCGACGGGCTGAGCCACAACGAGGCCGAGGCGATCACGCCGGAATGGTCGGCGGCGGGCGCCGACGTGCTGCTGCGCGCGGTGCTGCAAAGCGCGCAGGAACCGGGCGCGCGATGAGCGCCCGACGGGCGCGGCTTACTTGCCCGCCTTGCGTCGCGCGATGAACGCGAGATAGGCGACGATCTGGTCGAGCTCCCGGTCGCTCAGCTGATCGGGCGGAAACGCCGGCATCACGCGGCCCGGCCAGTCGCGCACCGATGCCGGGTTGCGGATATAGCGGCGCAGCGCGGCAGGCTGGAAGTAGTCGACCGGATTCATTGGCGCATTCAGGTCGGGGCCGGCATGACTGCTGCCCGCGCCGTCAAGGCGATGGCACGCGAGGCATTGCGTGACGAACAGGCGCTGGCCGGCGCGGGCCGGATCGTTCGCCGGTAGCGCCGGATCGACGGCGAGCGACGGCCAGCGCGCGAGCGGTGACGATTCGATCGTGATGCGCACGATCTGATACGGCCACTGCTCGCCGCGCACCGACGATGCGTCCGGCCCGAGCCACACCAGATAGAACGGCCCGGCGCCAACCTGCTTGCCCGGCAGCTTCGGCCACGGGTGCGCGGGGTCCTCGATCGCGAGCCATGCGACGGCGCCGGCCGGCGCACGGCGGCGCGCCAGATCCAGCGGCAGTTGCGCGGCGAAACCGTCGGCCGCGCGCGTTTCGAGCACGCCGTCCGCCGGCAAGGGCGTGTCGCCGAGCAGGGCGGCGAACGGCACTGCGCGGAACTTCATCGGCCGGCCGTACGCGATGTCGCGCGGCACGTGGATGTCCGTCGCGTCGGCGCGCGCGAGCAGCGCCTGGCGCGTCAGCACGCGAGGCGTGCCGTCGGTCTCGAGTTCGAGCGAGCCCTGCGCGGACGCGTGCGTCGCGATCAGGCACACCGTCACCAGCAACAGCGAAAACCACCGGCGCTTCAGCATTCGTTCTCCGTGGGGCGTTCCGGCGGCGGCTGGGAGGCGAGCGCGCGGCCGATGGATGGAATCGGGCGACAGTCTATCCGGTACGGGCGACGCTGGCGACTTCGGCGCGGGAGATGCGCCCGGCGCACGCGCGATATAGTATCGAGCTCTGACGCATGCCCGGTGCGGCCCCGCGGCACCCGTTGCCGCACCGCGAACACAACGATACCGTCGACGATGCTCGACGCGACCGGACGACGCGCATGAACATCTCCGCAGAGCGGGCGCTCGCTCATATCCGACGGTCCTGGCCGTCGGCGCAGCAAGGCCCCGCATTGCCCATCACGCTCAATTTCCATCCCGACACGCTGGTCGACGGCGTCGGCACGCTCGAACGGATCGTCCGCGACCGCGTCTATCGATCGCAGTTCGAAACGGCGACGAGCAATGGCGGCCTGACCGCATTTCCTGGCGGCGATCGCTGGCTTTGGGAAAGCCGGATGTTCGGGGGCGCATACGATGACGCCGATCCCGCGTTGCGGCCGAAGTACGGCGCGCTGAACCATCGCCTCGACCCGGTCGGCGGGTCGTGCCGCTTCGGTTCATGTCATTTGCGGCTTCGACGCGATGTGCATCGGCGAACGACCTTCTGCTATCCGGACAGTCATTACCGGCCTCTGGATTTCGCGATCGACGACTGTGCGGCGCTGATCGCGCTCGCGACCGAAAACCGCGACGGCCTCGATCCGCTGCTCGACAACTACATCGAGGCGCACGTTCACGGCGTGGTGAGCATCGACCACGATGTCGACGCGATCGTTCTCGACCCGAGCTATCGCCATACGTCCGTCGAGACGGCTGCAGTGCGCTCGGGCTGCCGGATCGAGTGGCATGGCGGGTTCCGGCTGTCGCTGGGTCGGCTGGCCGAATGCGAGCAAT encodes:
- a CDS encoding carboxymuconolactone decarboxylase family protein is translated as MTDRLPPFDAASATDEQKAVLADILSGPRGNLNGPFLGWIASPELAQHAQRLGAFCRYRTGLPLRLSELAILVTAARWRSQAEWHIHHPIALDAGVPAATADAIRRGVAPAFESDDDALIHAFATELYDTRRVSDATFARAQARFGHETVVNLVALLGYYALVAMTLNTFGMRADGQTDLPFPE
- the lpxO gene encoding lipid A hydroxylase LpxO, whose translation is MRWVLLFVFVACVVHTHRRGKVRHRLFRQLSDHSTFTAPLNCFSYAFSAVPTTPFLDTRHFPELAVLQREWRTFRDEALALRDASRIKASGEYNDIGFNSFFRNGWKRFYLKWYDAPHPSAQALCPRTVEILSRIPSIKAAMFAQLPPGGKLGLHRDPYAGSLRYHLGLDTPNDDACRIVVDGESYAWRDGEAVMFDETYLHWAENRTGHDRVILFCDIDRPMKYRWAQRINDAFGQLLMRAAASPNETGDRTGGLNRAFKYLYAIRRAGKRLKAWNRTVYYVVKWALFGGIAIAIFCI
- a CDS encoding extensin, which codes for MTSTRKTLMIAGGLLVAAAGTGYVMLLRADHRAIAEAGIGDSAAPAAVTAANDGHTAQGTIAPSATVAAPSAHMDKAVPQPAAVRPPSEASARTSAASAPAAVAPVVAAQAPPAKPSAPPPTVHVVTVEPEDATPPKSQPAPSVKAPVRAAQSVQTAPPVQMAQATRQSQPAEQPTRRAARKRDGLERHAAAAPAVKSETPETAALVRESAKLDPSLPPPRYVAIPMAMPSTDRQHASTGANPVAAAMTDQLVRQSSSFNAATPANAGPGAAQ
- the ahpF gene encoding alkyl hydroperoxide reductase subunit F, which produces MLDANLKNQLKAYLEKITRPIELVASLDDSAKSQELLALLNEIASLTSRVTVTERRDDAERKPSFSIGEPGKPAGIRFAGIPMGHEFTSLVLALLQTGGHPVKLDDDVIEQIRALDGDYAFETYFSLSCQNCPEVVQALNVMSLINPRIRHVAIDGALFQNEVEARQIMAVPTMFLNGESFGQGRSSVKEILAKLDTGASARAAKSLENKPVFDTLIVGGGPAGAAAAIYSARKGIATGVVAERFGGQVLDTMAIENFVSVQETEGPKFAMALEQHVKQYDVDIMDVQRADALIPGDVHQIRLANGAVLKAKTIILATGARWREINVPGEREYRNRGVAYCPHCDGPLFKGKRVAVVGGGNSGVEAAIDLAGIVKEVTLIEYGAQLRADEVLQRKLRSLPNVTIITQAQTTELTGDGSKLNGLVYKDLRSGDTKRVDLEGVFVQIGLVPNTEWLKGTIELSKHGEIVVDARGATSVPGVFAAGDVTTVPFKQIVIAVGEGAKASLGAFDHLIRQDAMPAAAEAPQAEEAIAA
- the ahpC gene encoding alkyl hydroperoxide reductase subunit C, with the translated sequence MPIINTQIKPFKATAYHNGDFVPVSEENFKGKWSVVVFYPADFTFVCPTELGDLADRYAEFQKLGVEIYGVSTDTHFTHKAWHDTSDTIGKIKYPMIGDPTLTLSRNFDVLIEEEGMALRGTFVINPEGEIKLCEIHDNGIGRDAGELLRKVQAAQYIAAHPGEVCPAKWTPGAETLTPSLDLIGKI
- a CDS encoding LysR substrate-binding domain-containing protein; this encodes MKNIEQLPHDPPLRAVRAFEAFARLGSVTAAAHELDITPSAVSHQLQLLEAFIQTPLTVREGRLLALTDEGRDYYRSISAAFSVLRSATRFVRDRSSLRQITISLIPLLGIGWFIPRLHAFLAENTDVDVTVLYAHHRNYRSDASDLSIRFGTGDWPGYRCERLLPGAMVPMCSPSFLKRHGPFRTPADLARAPLVHDEDRSTWVNWLQGAGVRHVSHAVGPMFEDGQLTLSAARADLGAALLRAPLVERELASGELVRLFDHALDDGRDYYLCTREDADMPDGARRLAEWLRKIAA
- a CDS encoding branched-chain amino acid ABC transporter substrate-binding protein; this translates as MKIALFPVSLAFSAATLIAAVPAFAQSAPQTILIGLAAPLTGPSARIGKDLQNGAQLAIDDANAKHPSIGGKPVVYKLVAADDQSDPRTAVAVAQQLVDQHVIGVVGHWNTGCSVPASRIYRDAGIPQIAPASTGHAYTQQGYATALRIMGHDDAGGGFTGAYAVKTLKAARIAVIDDRTSFGAGLADQFIKGVQANGGTIVDRQYVNDKTTDFSGVLTAIKGKRADLVFFGGLDAQAAPIARRMRQLGVNAPLLGAGGFVSQTFLSLAGKDGDGVTALEPGLPLDRMPGGKAFDAQYRAHFHAPIELHAPFAYDAAATLIAAAQKAGTTQPAKLVAAVHAIDRPGVTGRIAFDAEGNLKDPAFTIYQMRGGKWTVVDVLGGAHPATK
- a CDS encoding L-2-amino-thiazoline-4-carboxylic acid hydrolase, producing the protein MTDTTHASTTAPEDPRLGILARRRIEAEIIKPIYEIMKREFGIERAQAVIAEAVRGAAVDAGRTFAAQEPDGTSVRSFIALQVLWEKDDALDVEVHRADDAHYDYDVHRCSYAEMYHAMGLGEIGHLLSCARDSYFIEGYDPRIALMRTSTIMQGGKRCDFRYALRTAPRDGAPEDGNA
- a CDS encoding Zn-dependent hydrolase; protein product: MRDDLAGAPRVDGARLWASLERMAQIGATQKGGVCRLALTDLDRESRDLFVQWARDAGCTVRVDRMGNVFARRAGRNPDAAPVMTGSHADSQPTGGRYDGIYGVLGGLEVVRALNDAGIETERPIDVVIWTNEEGSRFAPAMISAGVFAGVYSLEYGLSRTDGAGRTIGEELARIGYAGPAPVGGYPVHAAYELHIEQGAILERAGRTIGVVTAGQGQRWYEVTLTGVDAHAGTTPMEFRRDTLVGAARMIEFVDALGRRHAPHARATVGMIEARPNSRNTVPGGCFFTVEFRHPDDAVLDALDAALRAELTRVAAEAGLGARIEQIFTCPPVRFAPRCIDAVRDAAQALGLSHMDIVSGAGHDACYIARVAPTGMIFVPCVDGLSHNEAEAITPEWSAAGADVLLRAVLQSAQEPGAR
- a CDS encoding c-type cytochrome — protein: MLKRRWFSLLLVTVCLIATHASAQGSLELETDGTPRVLTRQALLARADATDIHVPRDIAYGRPMKFRAVPFAALLGDTPLPADGVLETRAADGFAAQLPLDLARRRAPAGAVAWLAIEDPAHPWPKLPGKQVGAGPFYLVWLGPDASSVRGEQWPYQIVRITIESSPLARWPSLAVDPALPANDPARAGQRLFVTQCLACHRLDGAGSSHAGPDLNAPMNPVDYFQPAALRRYIRNPASVRDWPGRVMPAFPPDQLSDRELDQIVAYLAFIARRKAGK
- a CDS encoding DUF3626 domain-containing protein; amino-acid sequence: MNISAERALAHIRRSWPSAQQGPALPITLNFHPDTLVDGVGTLERIVRDRVYRSQFETATSNGGLTAFPGGDRWLWESRMFGGAYDDADPALRPKYGALNHRLDPVGGSCRFGSCHLRLRRDVHRRTTFCYPDSHYRPLDFAIDDCAALIALATENRDGLDPLLDNYIEAHVHGVVSIDHDVDAIVLDPSYRHTSVETAAVRSGCRIEWHGGFRLSLGRLAECEQFRGPPAADAIARIAVDGVVTPAVIGRARDGLLDYQTAKWVWHCVARFGQGSGAAD